In Halarcobacter bivalviorum, a genomic segment contains:
- the fliM gene encoding flagellar motor switch protein FliM produces the protein MAEFLSQDEIDALLDIADAGEEIEAVGEDQIVSKEKNYSIYDFKKPNRISNEQFKAFSTLHDKMLRDLITDLSAMLRKIVDIKLYSIEQMTYGEFILSIPQLTSLNTLSIKPLEGRIVIECNPGISHKIIAELLGSGAVAASDNLDRELTEIEVNIFEHFYKMFVKHLYRAWDEVTTLNFKIESRDTNANAIQIISDHEIVLLVVLEITIDEESGFLSICYPISYIETLLNKIVERIFSEGRNKKASRKKDITTLISGAKMSIEAIMAETEMTVSELLSLKADDVIVFSKNATSPSSKVYVNNTEKFVAVSGIQNNRKAIQIQANIDHEKQETLDTLRAMREDRIKKAKESSDNIRRLLKERHGNI, from the coding sequence ATGGCTGAATTTTTAAGTCAAGATGAAATTGATGCACTCTTAGATATAGCCGATGCCGGGGAAGAGATTGAAGCAGTTGGCGAAGACCAGATTGTATCAAAAGAAAAAAACTACTCTATTTATGATTTTAAAAAGCCTAATAGAATCTCTAATGAGCAATTTAAAGCTTTCTCTACACTTCATGATAAGATGTTAAGGGATTTAATTACAGACCTTTCAGCTATGCTTAGAAAAATTGTAGATATTAAATTATACTCAATTGAGCAGATGACTTATGGAGAGTTTATTCTTTCTATTCCTCAACTTACATCACTTAATACACTTTCAATTAAACCTTTAGAAGGAAGAATTGTAATTGAGTGTAACCCTGGAATTTCACACAAAATTATTGCAGAATTACTTGGAAGTGGTGCCGTTGCAGCAAGTGATAATTTAGATAGAGAACTTACAGAAATTGAAGTTAATATTTTTGAACACTTCTATAAAATGTTTGTAAAACATCTTTATAGAGCTTGGGATGAAGTTACTACTTTAAACTTTAAAATTGAATCAAGAGATACAAATGCAAATGCTATTCAAATTATCTCAGACCACGAAATTGTTTTATTAGTTGTTCTTGAAATTACAATTGATGAAGAGTCTGGATTTTTATCTATTTGTTATCCTATTTCATATATTGAAACTCTTTTAAATAAAATTGTTGAAAGAATCTTTTCTGAAGGTAGAAATAAAAAAGCAAGTAGAAAAAAAGATATCACAACTTTAATTTCTGGTGCAAAAATGAGTATTGAAGCAATTATGGCTGAAACAGAAATGACTGTATCTGAGCTTTTAAGTTTGAAAGCTGATGATGTAATTGTATTTAGTAAAAATGCTACTTCTCCTTCATCTAAAGTTTATGTAAATAATACTGAAAAATTTGTTGCTGTATCTGGTATTCAAAATAATAGAAAAGCTATTCAGATTCAAGCAAATATAGATCATGAAAAACAAGAGACTCTAGATACTCTAAGAGCAATGAGAGAAGATAGAATTAAAAAAGCTAAAGAGTCTAGCGATAATATAAGAAGACTACTTAAAGAAAGACATGGAAACATTTAA
- the pyrC gene encoding dihydroorotase, with translation MQTIFEIDSALDMHLHLRDGDMLKLVGPLTSETFSGALIMPNLVPPVTTKEAMLSYKQRIQEACSEDKFTPHLTLFFQNNYSYEFLEDIKDEIIGIKLYPAGITTNSETGVASMDVEVLRPTLESMSKLGIPLCIHGETNGFVMDREKEFMPIYESIAQAFPDLKIIMEHITTKDAVELLDKYDNLYATVTLHHLLITLDDMAGGMLKPHLFCKPIAKRPEDRDALLNAALKAHPKLMFGSDSAPHPKHKKECCGCAAGVFTSPIALQALTQLFEENDSLENLNAFVSLNARRIYNLNPVSKKVKLVKKDFIVPTTYNFKGESVVPMYAGEVLNWTIQAIED, from the coding sequence ATGCAAACAATATTTGAAATAGATTCTGCTTTAGATATGCACCTTCATTTACGTGATGGTGATATGTTAAAACTTGTTGGTCCTTTAACTTCAGAAACTTTTAGTGGTGCATTAATTATGCCAAATTTAGTTCCTCCTGTAACAACTAAAGAGGCAATGCTTTCTTATAAACAAAGAATTCAAGAAGCATGTAGTGAAGATAAATTTACGCCACATTTAACACTATTTTTTCAAAATAACTATTCATATGAATTTCTAGAAGATATCAAAGATGAAATTATTGGTATAAAACTATATCCAGCAGGAATTACAACTAACTCTGAAACAGGTGTAGCTTCTATGGATGTGGAAGTTTTAAGACCCACATTAGAATCTATGAGTAAGTTAGGTATTCCTCTTTGTATCCATGGAGAGACAAATGGATTTGTAATGGATAGAGAAAAAGAGTTTATGCCTATATATGAATCAATTGCTCAGGCATTTCCTGATTTAAAAATCATAATGGAGCATATTACAACAAAAGATGCAGTAGAGTTACTTGATAAATATGATAATCTTTATGCAACAGTAACTTTACATCACCTTCTTATAACTTTAGATGATATGGCAGGTGGAATGTTAAAACCTCATTTATTTTGTAAACCAATTGCAAAAAGACCAGAAGATAGAGATGCTCTTTTAAATGCAGCACTTAAGGCTCACCCTAAGTTAATGTTTGGAAGTGACTCAGCTCCTCATCCAAAACATAAAAAAGAGTGTTGTGGTTGTGCAGCAGGAGTATTTACTTCTCCTATTGCTTTACAAGCTTTAACTCAACTTTTTGAAGAGAATGATTCTTTAGAGAATTTAAATGCTTTTGTAAGTTTAAATGCAAGAAGAATTTATAATTTAAATCCTGTATCAAAAAAAGTAAAATTAGTTAAAAAAGATTTTATTGTTCCAACAACTTATAATTTTAAAGGGGAAAGTGTAGTTCCAATGTATGCTGGTGAAGTATTAAATTGGACTATTCAAGCTATTGAAGACTAG
- a CDS encoding P-II family nitrogen regulator, translating into MKKIEAVIKPFKLEDVKDALTEAGITGMTVSDVKGYGRQQGHSELYRGAEYVVDFLPKIKIELIVADENVDNTIDIIINAAKTGKIGDGKIFVSPIEKTIRIRTGEEDEDAI; encoded by the coding sequence GTGAAAAAAATTGAAGCAGTGATTAAGCCATTTAAATTAGAAGATGTGAAAGATGCTTTAACAGAAGCTGGAATTACAGGAATGACAGTATCTGATGTTAAAGGTTATGGAAGACAACAAGGACACTCAGAACTTTATAGAGGTGCTGAGTATGTTGTTGATTTTCTACCAAAAATTAAAATTGAACTAATTGTTGCAGATGAGAATGTAGATAATACAATTGATATTATTATCAATGCAGCAAAAACAGGAAAAATTGGTGATGGTAAAATTTTTGTTTCACCTATAGAAAAAACAATCAGAATTAGAACTGGTGAAGAAGATGAGGATGCAATATAA